The Corvus hawaiiensis isolate bCorHaw1 chromosome 2, bCorHaw1.pri.cur, whole genome shotgun sequence genome includes a window with the following:
- the ZDHHC20 gene encoding palmitoyltransferase ZDHHC20 isoform X5 yields the protein MFVWSYGKTIFTSPATPSNEFCLSKADKEQYEKEERPESQQEILRRAAKDLPIYTTTASRAIRYCDRCQLIKPDRCHHCSACDICVLKMDHHCPWVNNCVGFSNYKFFLLFLMYSLLYCLFVAATVLQYFIKFWTLCHRKAAENCPKNELPDTHAKFHVLFLFFVAAMFFISILSLFSYHCWLVGKNRSTIETFRAPTFRNGPDKNGFSLGCSKNLREVFGDEKKYWLLPIFTSLGDGCTFPTRLVIMDPEQLAVSSQNEPAKSSVANQSFPTRPLSESQNRLLAGDCQWVETGPEEENVKSGAKKHIIVSLES from the exons ATGTTTGTATGGTCCTATGGGAAGACAATTTTCACATCTCCTGCAACCCCCTCTAATGAG TTCTGCTTGTCAAAAGCTGATAAAGAACaatatgaaaaagaagagagaccAGAATCCCAGCAGGAGATTTTGAGAAGAGCTGCTAAAGACTTGCCTATCTATACAACAACAGCATCAAGAG CAATCAGATACTGTGATCGATGCCAGCTGATCAAACCTGACCGCTGCCACCACTGTTCTGCATGTGACAT ATGTGTATTAAAAATGGACCACCACTGTCCATg GGTGAATAATTGTGTGGGATTTTCTAACTACAAATTCTTCCTCCTGTTTTTAATGTATTCCTTACTGTACTGTTTGTTTGTTGCTGCTACAGTCTTGCAGTACTTCATAAAGTTTTGGACA CTTTGCCAcaggaaagctgcagagaaTTGTCCAAAG AATGAATTGCCAGATACCCATGCAAAGTTCCACGTActattccttttctttgtggCAGCCATGTTCTTCATCAGCATACTGTCACTCTTCAGCTACCACTGCTGGCTAGTTGGCAAAAACAGATCAACTATAG aaacaTTTCGTGCACCCACATTTCGAAATGGTCCTGATAAAAATGGTTTTTCTCTTGGATGTAGCAAAAATCTAAGGGAAGTTTTTGGAGATGAAAAGAAGTATTGGCTACTCCCTATCTTTACCAG TTTGGGTGATGGATGTACTTTCCCAACTCGTTTGGTGATTATGGATCCAGAGCAACTTGCAGTCTCAAGCCAAAATGAACCTGCCAAAAG CTCTGTAGCCAATCAGTCCTTTCCTACTCGACCACTCAGTGAATCACAAAATCGGTTGCTAGCTGGTGATTGTCAGTGGGTGGAAACTGGCCCTGAAGAGGAAAATGTGAAATCAG GTGCAAAAAAGCATATTATAGTTTCATTGGAAAGCTGA
- the ZDHHC20 gene encoding palmitoyltransferase ZDHHC20 isoform X4, translating to MQDFLLVLAVTISSTAEKVVYLVVFHLSFVMFVWSYGKTIFTSPATPSNEFCLSKADKEQYEKEERPESQQEILRRAAKDLPIYTTTASRAIRYCDRCQLIKPDRCHHCSACDICVLKMDHHCPWVNNCVGFSNYKFFLLFLMYSLLYCLFVAATVLQYFIKFWTLCHRKAAENCPKNELPDTHAKFHVLFLFFVAAMFFISILSLFSYHCWLVGKNRSTIETFRAPTFRNGPDKNGFSLGCSKNLREVFGDEKKYWLLPIFTSLGDGCTFPTRLVIMDPEQLAVSSQNEPAKSSVANQSFPTRPLSESQNRLLAGDCQWVETGPEEENVKSGAKKHIIVSLES from the exons TTGTCTACCTTGTGGTTTTTCATCTGTCATTTGTCATGTTTGTATGGTCCTATGGGAAGACAATTTTCACATCTCCTGCAACCCCCTCTAATGAG TTCTGCTTGTCAAAAGCTGATAAAGAACaatatgaaaaagaagagagaccAGAATCCCAGCAGGAGATTTTGAGAAGAGCTGCTAAAGACTTGCCTATCTATACAACAACAGCATCAAGAG CAATCAGATACTGTGATCGATGCCAGCTGATCAAACCTGACCGCTGCCACCACTGTTCTGCATGTGACAT ATGTGTATTAAAAATGGACCACCACTGTCCATg GGTGAATAATTGTGTGGGATTTTCTAACTACAAATTCTTCCTCCTGTTTTTAATGTATTCCTTACTGTACTGTTTGTTTGTTGCTGCTACAGTCTTGCAGTACTTCATAAAGTTTTGGACA CTTTGCCAcaggaaagctgcagagaaTTGTCCAAAG AATGAATTGCCAGATACCCATGCAAAGTTCCACGTActattccttttctttgtggCAGCCATGTTCTTCATCAGCATACTGTCACTCTTCAGCTACCACTGCTGGCTAGTTGGCAAAAACAGATCAACTATAG aaacaTTTCGTGCACCCACATTTCGAAATGGTCCTGATAAAAATGGTTTTTCTCTTGGATGTAGCAAAAATCTAAGGGAAGTTTTTGGAGATGAAAAGAAGTATTGGCTACTCCCTATCTTTACCAG TTTGGGTGATGGATGTACTTTCCCAACTCGTTTGGTGATTATGGATCCAGAGCAACTTGCAGTCTCAAGCCAAAATGAACCTGCCAAAAG CTCTGTAGCCAATCAGTCCTTTCCTACTCGACCACTCAGTGAATCACAAAATCGGTTGCTAGCTGGTGATTGTCAGTGGGTGGAAACTGGCCCTGAAGAGGAAAATGTGAAATCAG GTGCAAAAAAGCATATTATAGTTTCATTGGAAAGCTGA